A single region of the Pseudomonas mandelii genome encodes:
- a CDS encoding vWA domain-containing protein, producing MQRVIRDAQATPEGMSALQAKVALIQKHFPPTVASLFAIPRMGSGDVLEWWTELGGQPTPYADLNEDAQRRLLETYEVRQTSLGQLADELQKRGQPTVADDLRSLLGTPELDKLYSLNGEPLVVRWNQRPPKPIVPPVVPVVPVVPPSRRGWWIAAALLALLLLLLALWLWWFLHREPVVVVPPVAPVVTPVEKPVEKPVEPVPEPVVEPEPVPEPEPVPEPVPVPVPEPKPVPPPKPVVAAPPPAPTLDNFACRKKAPNAEIPQFVVVLDTSGSMDLNIKSVKADEDWFFGNELNKYLDVNRTTQIFAKPSRMDVAKDSLAGMINGLDPKIDTRLITFAGCERTPDQGVFKFGDRQRLINGIRGLVPNDGTPLADSLAHAASTVDGRNNDAVIVMFVDGEDGCQKDVCAVSRQIARDQPRLRVNVVKIGAGGPSRCIAENTGGRVYSSTNAAELGKQLKLASKEVSSNAKCD from the coding sequence ATGCAGCGGGTCATCAGGGATGCGCAAGCCACACCAGAGGGGATGAGTGCGCTGCAAGCCAAAGTCGCCCTCATCCAGAAACACTTTCCGCCGACCGTCGCCAGCCTCTTCGCCATCCCGCGAATGGGCAGCGGTGACGTGCTGGAATGGTGGACTGAACTGGGTGGCCAACCCACGCCCTATGCCGACCTCAACGAGGACGCGCAACGACGTTTGCTGGAAACCTATGAAGTGCGTCAGACGTCCCTTGGACAGTTGGCGGACGAACTGCAAAAACGCGGTCAGCCCACCGTAGCGGATGACCTGCGCAGCCTGCTCGGCACGCCCGAGCTGGATAAACTCTACAGCCTCAACGGCGAGCCGCTGGTGGTGCGCTGGAACCAGCGCCCGCCCAAACCGATCGTGCCGCCGGTTGTTCCAGTGGTGCCGGTAGTGCCGCCGTCGCGTCGCGGCTGGTGGATCGCGGCGGCCTTGCTGGCGCTGCTGTTGCTGCTTCTGGCGCTGTGGCTTTGGTGGTTCTTGCACCGTGAACCCGTTGTCGTGGTTCCACCTGTAGCGCCAGTGGTGACGCCGGTCGAGAAACCGGTTGAGAAACCGGTTGAGCCTGTTCCCGAGCCTGTCGTGGAACCCGAGCCGGTTCCAGAACCGGAACCCGTGCCAGAACCTGTGCCGGTGCCGGTGCCGGAACCCAAGCCCGTCCCGCCACCAAAACCGGTCGTGGCCGCCCCGCCACCGGCCCCGACGCTGGACAACTTCGCCTGCCGCAAAAAAGCGCCCAACGCAGAGATCCCGCAATTTGTGGTGGTGCTCGACACTTCGGGTTCGATGGATTTGAACATCAAGTCTGTGAAAGCCGACGAGGACTGGTTCTTCGGCAACGAGCTCAACAAGTACCTGGATGTGAACCGCACCACGCAGATCTTCGCCAAACCGAGCCGCATGGACGTCGCCAAGGACTCGCTGGCCGGCATGATCAACGGGCTGGACCCGAAGATCGACACGCGCCTGATCACCTTCGCCGGCTGCGAAAGAACGCCGGACCAGGGCGTGTTCAAGTTCGGCGACCGTCAGCGGCTGATCAACGGGATTCGAGGCCTGGTGCCCAACGACGGCACACCACTGGCCGACAGCCTGGCCCACGCGGCAAGCACCGTCGACGGGCGCAATAACGACGCCGTGATCGTGATGTTCGTCGACGGTGAGGACGGTTGCCAGAAAGACGTGTGCGCCGTGTCCCGCCAAATCGCCAGGGATCAACCGCGGCTGCGGGTCAACGTAGTGAAAATCGGTGCCGGCGGCCCGTCACGTTGCATCGCTGAAAACACCGGCGGCCGGGTTTACAGCAGCACCAATGCGGCGGAGCTGGGCAAGCAGTTGAAACTGGCGAGCAAGGAAGTGTCGAGCAATGCCAAGTGTGATTGA
- a CDS encoding putative bifunctional diguanylate cyclase/phosphodiesterase, protein MSTPVEPLRLLLLAEEPVWAALLRECLAPMGSSAVLISAPSWESVSSLFDDNRNAVLLTIPALQPLPGRCSLPTVLLLEHEPLTSPDGVSDWLVRDHLDAGMLRRCLRHVRERGLLENTLQRLAEQDPLTGIANRQGFQTLLAARLAENDGRGLALGHLDLDNFRHANDALGHQAGDRLILQVVARLKSQLEAGDQLARLGSDEFALLIDTRRAPQRAEWMAERITEALAEPYWVDGESLLIGSSLGIAHARAQAGADPLMWHAHIAMQQAKSTQGCTFHIFNERINRNARSMADLESELRRALRRDELELHYQPRLNLEDGQIVGLEALVRWRHAERGLLAPSEFVPLAEQSGLIVPLGYWVISRALRDMQALRERGLPALHMAINLSFRQFQDSQLLSTLSRLIAERGVEAQWLEFELTETAVMRRSDLVKQTMDALGRLGVRFSLDDFGTGFSSFVHLNSLPIALLKVDKSFVGGMEEREENRKLVHAMINLAHNLNLEVVAEGVETAEQLELLRGFGCDQVQGYLISKPLPLAELVEYLTFGSSQQPALEIVS, encoded by the coding sequence TTGTCTACGCCTGTCGAACCCTTGCGTTTGCTGCTACTGGCCGAAGAGCCGGTGTGGGCAGCGTTGTTGCGCGAGTGTCTGGCTCCGATGGGGAGCTCGGCCGTGCTTATCAGCGCGCCGAGCTGGGAGTCGGTCAGCAGTCTGTTCGATGACAACCGCAACGCGGTGTTGTTGACCATTCCAGCACTTCAGCCTCTGCCAGGCCGATGCAGCTTGCCGACAGTGCTGCTGCTCGAGCACGAGCCCCTGACGTCGCCCGATGGTGTAAGCGACTGGCTGGTGCGCGACCATCTCGATGCCGGCATGCTGCGCCGGTGCCTGCGGCATGTGCGCGAACGTGGCTTGCTGGAAAACACTCTGCAACGCCTGGCCGAGCAAGACCCGCTGACAGGCATCGCCAACCGTCAGGGCTTCCAGACCTTGCTGGCCGCGCGTCTGGCGGAAAACGACGGCCGTGGCCTGGCCCTCGGTCACCTTGATCTCGACAACTTCCGTCACGCCAACGATGCCCTCGGCCACCAGGCCGGCGACCGGTTGATCCTGCAAGTGGTTGCGCGGCTGAAAAGCCAGCTTGAGGCCGGCGATCAACTGGCGCGGCTTGGCAGCGATGAATTCGCCTTGCTGATCGACACCCGCCGCGCGCCTCAGCGCGCCGAATGGATGGCCGAGCGCATCACCGAAGCCCTGGCCGAACCTTACTGGGTCGACGGCGAAAGCCTGTTGATCGGTTCCAGCCTGGGCATCGCCCACGCCCGGGCCCAGGCCGGCGCCGACCCGCTGATGTGGCACGCGCACATCGCCATGCAGCAAGCCAAGAGCACTCAGGGCTGCACCTTTCATATCTTCAACGAACGCATCAACCGCAATGCCCGCAGCATGGCCGACCTCGAAAGCGAGCTGCGTAGGGCGTTGCGCCGTGATGAACTGGAGTTGCATTACCAGCCGCGCCTGAACCTTGAGGACGGCCAGATCGTCGGCCTCGAAGCCCTGGTGCGCTGGCGGCATGCCGAGCGCGGTTTGCTGGCGCCCAGCGAGTTCGTGCCGCTGGCGGAGCAAAGCGGTTTGATCGTACCGCTCGGTTACTGGGTGATTTCCCGGGCCCTGCGGGACATGCAGGCATTGCGCGAGCGTGGTTTGCCGGCGCTGCACATGGCGATCAACCTGTCGTTCCGGCAGTTTCAGGACAGCCAGTTGTTGTCGACCCTGAGCCGGCTGATCGCCGAGCGTGGCGTCGAGGCGCAATGGCTGGAATTCGAACTGACCGAAACTGCGGTCATGCGCCGCAGCGACCTGGTGAAACAGACCATGGACGCCCTCGGGCGCCTGGGCGTGCGCTTCTCACTGGATGATTTCGGCACCGGGTTCTCGTCCTTCGTGCACCTCAACAGCCTGCCGATTGCCTTGCTCAAGGTCGACAAGAGCTTTGTCGGCGGCATGGAAGAGCGGGAAGAGAATCGCAAATTGGTCCACGCGATGATCAACCTGGCGCACAACCTCAACCTTGAAGTGGTGGCCGAAGGCGTGGAGACGGCGGAGCAGCTGGAGTTGTTGCGCGGGTTTGGTTGCGATCAGGTGCAGGGGTATCTGATCAGCAAGCCGCTGCCGTTGGCGGAGTTGGTTGAGTATCTGACGTTTGGCAGCAGCCAGCAGCCTGCCCTCGAAATCGTGAGCTAA
- a CDS encoding methyl-accepting chemotaxis protein, protein MSQPRARIASQLGLALAVILAIVITGSTVFALRSLDSANLATREEHLASEARLLADQLSTFHGTLRESTQRLAGLFEKRFSAGLSVHPDEPVAVAGTQTPGLHLGSEVLNNNFKEVDEFKQMTAGVATVFVRSGEDFIRVSTSLTKQDGNRAIGTLLDHAHPAYARLMAGQSYVGRALLFDRSYMTQYTPVRDSSGKVIAVLFVGFDYTDAQNAQFENLKRFRIGQTGSLALLDEQKKWLVPIAGVQALDQAVPAIVDLAKTPGKGDFWSDKSEDFYSVAVPFEGGPWSVVASMPKAEISAVTWSVGIQLAIGSLLATLIAVGSAVWLLRSKLAPLGDLVRQAEALGAGDLSVRLSVSSNDEIGQLARAFNQMSQALSTMVEHIRKASVEVNSRAQALSGLSGGAYEGMEQQSGEITSMAGAVEEFSATSLNIADNMGSTQRLAQENAQQTQIGRTSMDEASSSLEQIAGALNSTAIVINTLGQRSQEIGGIVGVITSIADQTNLLALNAAIEAARAGEQGRGFAVVADEVRNLASRTRQATDEISGMIQSIQQETGNAISTMEQGNVLMQEGLSRNANVASALARIDEQSRSAGQQFAAITTATQEQSSTATLLSSNLQSIALANSEQREVVSNLAVTAKELEKLAADLRQEVDRFR, encoded by the coding sequence ATGTCTCAACCTCGTGCTCGGATCGCCTCACAGCTTGGTCTTGCGCTTGCCGTGATACTGGCGATCGTCATCACTGGCAGTACCGTGTTCGCCCTGCGTTCGCTGGACTCCGCCAACCTCGCCACCCGCGAAGAGCACCTGGCCAGTGAAGCCCGGTTGCTGGCCGACCAGTTGAGTACCTTTCACGGCACGTTGCGTGAAAGCACTCAGCGTCTGGCCGGTCTGTTCGAGAAGCGCTTCAGCGCCGGCCTGAGCGTGCACCCGGACGAACCGGTGGCCGTGGCGGGTACGCAGACCCCGGGCCTGCACCTGGGCAGCGAAGTGTTGAACAACAACTTCAAGGAAGTCGACGAGTTCAAGCAGATGACCGCGGGCGTTGCGACGGTGTTTGTGCGCAGCGGTGAAGATTTCATCCGCGTCAGCACGTCCTTGACCAAGCAGGACGGCAACCGGGCCATCGGCACCCTGCTGGACCACGCTCACCCGGCCTATGCACGCTTGATGGCGGGGCAGAGTTATGTCGGCCGCGCCTTGCTGTTCGACCGTTCCTACATGACGCAGTACACGCCTGTACGCGACAGCAGCGGTAAGGTGATTGCCGTGCTGTTCGTAGGATTCGATTACACCGACGCACAGAACGCACAGTTTGAGAACCTCAAACGCTTCCGCATCGGCCAGACCGGCTCGCTGGCGCTGCTCGATGAGCAGAAGAAGTGGTTGGTGCCGATTGCGGGTGTGCAAGCGCTGGATCAAGCAGTCCCGGCCATCGTCGATCTGGCGAAAACCCCGGGCAAGGGTGATTTCTGGAGCGACAAGTCCGAAGACTTCTACAGCGTGGCCGTGCCGTTTGAAGGCGGCCCATGGTCGGTGGTGGCAAGCATGCCGAAAGCCGAAATCAGCGCCGTGACCTGGAGCGTCGGCATTCAACTGGCGATCGGCAGTCTGCTGGCGACGTTAATCGCCGTCGGCTCGGCGGTCTGGCTGCTGCGCAGCAAACTTGCGCCGCTGGGTGATCTGGTGCGTCAGGCAGAAGCCCTGGGCGCCGGTGATTTGAGCGTGCGCCTGAGCGTGTCGAGCAACGACGAAATCGGTCAGCTGGCCCGTGCCTTCAACCAGATGAGCCAAGCCTTGTCGACCATGGTCGAGCACATTCGCAAGGCCTCGGTCGAGGTCAACAGCCGTGCCCAGGCGTTGTCCGGTCTGTCCGGCGGTGCCTATGAAGGGATGGAGCAGCAGTCGGGCGAAATCACCAGCATGGCCGGTGCCGTGGAAGAGTTCAGCGCAACCTCGCTGAACATTGCCGACAACATGGGCAGCACCCAGCGTCTGGCGCAGGAAAACGCACAGCAAACCCAGATCGGTCGTACCTCGATGGACGAGGCGTCCTCGTCGCTGGAGCAAATCGCTGGCGCCTTGAACAGCACCGCCATCGTGATCAATACCTTGGGGCAGCGCTCCCAGGAAATCGGCGGCATCGTCGGGGTGATTACCTCGATCGCCGATCAAACCAACCTGTTGGCGCTGAACGCGGCCATCGAAGCGGCCCGCGCCGGTGAGCAAGGTCGTGGTTTTGCGGTGGTCGCCGACGAGGTGCGCAACCTGGCTTCGCGTACGCGTCAGGCCACTGACGAAATTTCCGGGATGATTCAAAGCATCCAGCAGGAAACCGGCAATGCGATCAGCACCATGGAACAGGGCAATGTGCTGATGCAGGAAGGCTTGTCACGCAATGCCAACGTGGCCTCGGCCCTGGCGCGGATCGATGAGCAAAGCCGCTCGGCGGGCCAGCAATTTGCGGCGATCACCACCGCGACCCAGGAGCAGAGCAGCACCGCGACCTTGCTCAGCAGCAACCTGCAAAGCATTGCGCTGGCAAACAGCGAGCAGCGCGAAGTGGTGTCGAACCTGGCCGTGACCGCCAAAGAGCTGGAGAAGCTGGCGGCGGACTTGCGCCAAGAGGTTGACCGGTTTCGTTGA
- a CDS encoding LysR substrate-binding domain-containing protein — translation MSRRLPPLYALRAFEAAARHSSFTRAAEELSITQSAVSRHIRTLEDHFACRLFHRSGRNLQLTESARLILPGIREGFTALERACNTLRAEDDILRMKAPSTLTMRWLLARLSRFRHLQPGNEVQLTSAWMDIDTVDFNHEPFDCAVILSNGRFPPDWEATLLFPEELIPVGAPNLLKDQPWDVARLASAELLHPTPDRRDWRSWLERMGLTDQVSLKGGQVFDTLELGMIAAARGYGVSMGDLLMVAEDVAQGRLSLPWPTAVASGEHYYLVWPKTRPGGERLRRLSDFLQGEVRAMDLPDVERLS, via the coding sequence ATGTCCCGTCGTCTTCCTCCCTTGTATGCCCTGCGCGCATTCGAAGCGGCGGCGCGGCATAGCTCGTTTACCCGCGCCGCTGAAGAATTGTCGATCACCCAAAGTGCGGTCAGTCGACACATTCGTACCCTCGAAGATCATTTCGCCTGCCGGCTGTTTCACCGCAGCGGGCGCAACCTGCAACTGACCGAGTCGGCGCGGTTGATCCTGCCTGGCATCCGTGAAGGTTTCACCGCGCTCGAACGCGCCTGCAATACCTTGCGCGCCGAAGACGACATCTTGCGCATGAAAGCCCCGTCGACGTTGACCATGCGTTGGCTGCTGGCGCGCCTGAGTCGCTTCCGGCACCTGCAACCGGGCAACGAAGTGCAATTGACCAGTGCCTGGATGGACATCGACACCGTGGACTTCAACCACGAACCCTTCGACTGCGCCGTCATCCTCAGTAACGGGCGTTTTCCTCCGGACTGGGAGGCGACGTTGCTGTTCCCGGAAGAACTGATCCCGGTCGGCGCGCCGAACCTGCTGAAGGACCAGCCGTGGGACGTCGCACGCCTGGCCAGCGCAGAGCTGCTGCATCCAACGCCAGATCGTCGTGACTGGCGCAGTTGGCTGGAGCGCATGGGGCTGACGGATCAGGTCTCGCTCAAGGGCGGGCAAGTTTTCGACACGCTGGAGTTGGGCATGATCGCGGCGGCCCGAGGCTATGGCGTGTCCATGGGGGATTTGCTGATGGTGGCGGAAGATGTCGCGCAGGGTCGTCTGAGTTTGCCGTGGCCGACGGCTGTCGCCAGCGGTGAGCATTATTACCTCGTCTGGCCGAAAACCCGCCCGGGAGGTGAACGTTTGCGCCGCCTCAGCGACTTTCTGCAAGGCGAGGTCCGGGCCATGGATTTACCCGATGTAGAACGCTTGAGCTGA
- a CDS encoding NorM family multidrug efflux MATE transporter, translated as MQHPARTELRAILRLAGPLIASQLAHMLMVLTDTLMMARLSPEALAGGGLGAATYSFVSIFCIGVIAAVGTLVAIRQGAGDIVGAARLTQAGLWLAWLMALVAGLLLWNLKPVLLLFGQTETNVQAAGQFLLILPFALPGYLSFMALRGFTSAIGRATPVMVISLGGTVANFLLNYALITGMFGLPKMGLVGIGLVTAIVANLMAVALALHIRRHPAYDAYPLRQGLSRPNRQYLKELWRLGLPIGGTYAVEVGLFAFAALCMGTMGSTQLAAHQIALQIVSVAFMIPAGLSYAITMRIGQHYGAGQLLDARLAGRVGIAFGAAAMLGFAMVFWFLPNQLIGLFLDHNDPAFRDVFNLAVSLLAVAAWFELFDGTQTIAMGCIRGLKDAKTTFLVGLGCYWLIGAPAAWWMAFNLNWGPTGVWWGLALGLACAAVSLTLAFEWKMKGMIRREPSVQRFEVPQTD; from the coding sequence ATGCAGCATCCAGCACGTACCGAACTCCGGGCCATCCTGCGGCTGGCGGGGCCGTTGATTGCCTCGCAGTTGGCGCACATGCTGATGGTCCTCACCGACACCTTAATGATGGCGCGCCTGAGTCCCGAAGCGCTGGCCGGTGGCGGCCTGGGCGCGGCAACGTATTCGTTCGTGTCGATCTTCTGCATCGGCGTGATCGCAGCGGTCGGCACCCTGGTGGCGATCCGTCAGGGCGCAGGCGATATCGTCGGTGCCGCGCGCCTGACCCAGGCCGGCTTGTGGCTGGCGTGGTTGATGGCGCTGGTGGCCGGCCTGCTGCTGTGGAATCTGAAACCGGTGCTGCTGCTGTTTGGCCAGACCGAAACCAACGTCCAGGCTGCCGGGCAGTTCCTGCTGATCCTGCCGTTCGCCCTGCCCGGCTACCTGAGCTTCATGGCCCTGCGCGGTTTCACCAGCGCCATCGGCCGGGCGACCCCGGTGATGGTCATCAGCCTCGGCGGCACCGTGGCCAACTTCCTGCTCAACTACGCGTTGATCACCGGGATGTTCGGCTTGCCGAAAATGGGCCTGGTGGGCATCGGGCTGGTCACGGCGATCGTCGCCAACCTGATGGCCGTGGCGCTGGCGCTGCACATCCGTCGGCATCCGGCTTACGACGCGTATCCGCTGCGCCAGGGTCTGTCGCGGCCTAACCGCCAGTACCTGAAAGAGCTGTGGCGTCTCGGCCTGCCCATCGGCGGCACCTACGCGGTGGAAGTCGGGTTGTTTGCATTCGCTGCGCTGTGCATGGGCACCATGGGCAGTACGCAACTGGCGGCGCACCAGATCGCCCTGCAGATTGTTTCGGTGGCGTTCATGATTCCGGCGGGGCTTTCTTACGCGATCACCATGCGCATCGGCCAGCACTACGGTGCCGGGCAGTTGCTGGACGCGCGACTGGCCGGCCGGGTGGGGATCGCCTTTGGCGCGGCGGCGATGCTGGGTTTTGCCATGGTTTTCTGGTTCCTGCCGAATCAGTTGATCGGCTTGTTCCTGGACCACAACGACCCGGCCTTTCGAGACGTCTTCAACCTGGCTGTGAGCCTGCTGGCGGTGGCGGCATGGTTCGAGCTGTTCGACGGCACCCAAACCATCGCCATGGGCTGCATCCGCGGGCTCAAGGATGCCAAGACCACGTTCCTGGTCGGACTGGGTTGCTATTGGCTGATCGGTGCGCCGGCGGCGTGGTGGATGGCGTTCAACTTGAACTGGGGGCCGACAGGCGTCTGGTGGGGATTGGCGCTGGGCCTGGCGTGCGCGGCGGTGAGCCTGACGCTGGCGTTTGAGTGGAAGATGAAAGGGATGATTCGGCGCGAGCCGTCAGTACAGCGTTTCGAAGTCCCTCAGACAGACTGA
- the rep gene encoding DNA helicase Rep, with amino-acid sequence MSRLNPRQQEAVSYVGGPLLVLAGAGSGKTSVITRKIAHLIQNCGIRAQYIVAMTFTNKAAREMKERVGTLLKGGEGRGLTVCTFHNLGLNIIRKEHVRLGYKPGFSIFDETDVKALMTDIMQKEYSGDDGVDEIKNMIGSWKNDLILPPEALENARNPKEQTAAIVYTHYQRTLKAFNAVDFDDLILLPVKLFQEHADILEKWQNKVRYLLVDEYQDTNASQYLLVKLLIGTRNQFTVVGDDDQSIYAWRGARPENLMLLKDDYPSLKVVMLEQNYRSTSRILRCANVLISNNPHEFEKQLWSEMGHGDEIRVIRCRNEDAEAERVAVELLTLHLRTDRPYSDFAILYRGNYQAKLIELKLQHHQIPYRLSGGNSFFGRQEVKDLMAYFRLIVNPDDDNAFLRVINVPRREIGSTTLEKLGNYATERKISMYAATDEIGLGEHLDARFTDRLSRFKRFMDKVREQCAGEDPISALRSMVMDIDYENWLRTNSSSDKAADYRMGNVWFLIEALKNTLEKDEEGEMTVEDAIGKLVLRDMLERQQEEEDGAEGVQMMTLHASKGLEFPYVFIMGMEEEILPHRSSIEADTIEEERRLAYVGITRARQTLAFTFAAKRKQYGEIIDCAPSRFLDELPPDDLAWEGNDDTPVEVKAVRGNTALADIRAMLKR; translated from the coding sequence ATGTCCCGACTCAATCCCCGGCAGCAAGAAGCCGTGAGCTACGTCGGCGGCCCTCTTTTGGTGCTCGCCGGCGCCGGCTCCGGCAAGACCAGCGTGATCACCCGCAAAATTGCGCATCTGATCCAGAACTGCGGCATCCGCGCCCAGTACATCGTCGCCATGACCTTCACCAACAAGGCCGCGCGCGAGATGAAGGAACGGGTCGGCACCCTGCTCAAGGGCGGCGAAGGCCGTGGCCTGACGGTGTGCACCTTCCACAACCTGGGCTTGAACATCATCCGCAAGGAACATGTTCGCCTGGGCTACAAGCCGGGCTTCTCGATCTTTGACGAAACCGACGTCAAAGCCTTGATGACCGACATCATGCAGAAGGAATACTCGGGCGACGACGGCGTCGACGAGATCAAGAACATGATCGGCTCGTGGAAAAACGACCTGATCCTGCCGCCCGAAGCCCTGGAAAACGCGCGCAATCCCAAGGAACAGACCGCCGCCATCGTCTACACCCACTATCAGCGCACGCTCAAGGCGTTCAACGCGGTGGACTTCGACGACTTGATCCTGCTGCCGGTGAAGCTGTTCCAGGAACACGCCGACATCCTCGAAAAATGGCAGAACAAAGTCCGCTACCTGCTGGTGGACGAATACCAGGACACCAACGCCAGCCAGTATTTGCTGGTGAAACTGCTGATCGGCACGCGCAACCAGTTCACCGTGGTCGGCGACGATGACCAGTCGATCTACGCCTGGCGCGGTGCCCGCCCGGAAAACCTGATGCTGCTCAAGGACGATTACCCGTCCCTGAAAGTCGTCATGCTCGAGCAGAACTACCGCTCCACCAGCCGCATCCTGCGCTGCGCCAACGTGCTGATCTCGAACAACCCGCACGAATTCGAAAAGCAGCTGTGGAGCGAGATGGGCCACGGCGACGAGATCCGCGTGATCCGCTGCCGCAACGAAGACGCCGAAGCCGAGCGCGTGGCCGTGGAACTGCTGACCCTGCACTTGCGCACGGACCGGCCTTACAGCGATTTCGCGATCCTGTATCGCGGTAACTACCAGGCCAAGCTGATCGAACTGAAGCTGCAGCACCACCAGATTCCGTATCGTTTGTCCGGCGGCAACAGCTTCTTCGGTCGCCAGGAAGTGAAAGACCTGATGGCCTACTTCCGCCTGATCGTGAACCCGGACGACGACAACGCCTTCCTGCGGGTGATCAACGTCCCGCGCCGGGAGATCGGTTCGACCACGCTGGAGAAGCTGGGCAACTACGCCACCGAGCGCAAAATCTCGATGTATGCCGCCACCGACGAAATCGGCCTGGGCGAGCACCTGGATGCGCGTTTCACCGATCGTCTGTCACGCTTTAAGCGCTTCATGGACAAGGTCCGCGAGCAATGCGCCGGCGAAGACCCGATCTCGGCGCTGCGCAGCATGGTCATGGACATCGACTACGAGAACTGGCTGCGCACTAACAGCTCCAGCGACAAGGCCGCCGATTACCGCATGGGTAACGTCTGGTTCCTGATCGAGGCGTTGAAAAACACCTTGGAGAAAGACGAAGAAGGCGAGATGACCGTCGAAGACGCCATCGGCAAACTCGTCCTGCGCGACATGCTGGAACGTCAGCAGGAAGAGGAAGACGGCGCTGAAGGTGTGCAGATGATGACCTTGCACGCTTCCAAGGGCCTGGAATTCCCTTACGTGTTCATCATGGGCATGGAAGAGGAAATCCTCCCGCACCGCTCCAGCATCGAAGCCGACACCATCGAAGAAGAACGCCGCCTGGCCTACGTTGGCATTACCCGCGCGCGTCAGACCCTGGCCTTCACCTTCGCCGCCAAGCGCAAGCAATACGGCGAGATCATCGACTGCGCGCCGAGCCGCTTCCTGGATGAGCTGCCGCCGGACGACCTGGCGTGGGAAGGCAACGACGACACACCTGTTGAAGTCAAAGCCGTTCGCGGCAATACCGCATTGGCGGATATACGGGCGATGTTAAAGCGCTAG
- a CDS encoding SUMF1/EgtB/PvdO family nonheme iron enzyme, whose translation MSYKRFGLLLPLSLGYLLDASAAGWEEKYYNPMPEASDVVLPMPCEGSMVFRKVFIPVAGPLDDYPINIGQDGAEYGYVEQTRPTFIAGSFTGAKNDKSRYYLMAKYEMSQLQYAALTEETCPTAATKMRLPQVSVSWVQAVEAADKYNLWLRKNAAGKLPKEDGALGFLRLPTEVEWEFAARGGLEVGAAEFRDTRYPMPDGINAYEWFAGAQSSNGKLQLSGLQKPNPLGLHDMLGNVDEMMFEPFRLNKLDRQHGQAGGYVVRGGNYLTAQADLRTGLRKEEPYYNAEGQVKNKTTGMRLVLVSPTLTSRERVASIESSWKKLGTGSKETESADKGTVQSLNTLASGVEDKALKEKLQALENQLRASNQQQEETRDQAIRASLNLGAFLCTKMLDDGQYVDFLQKNYKLNCESADKDASCDMRKGKLDEQKDRLHKLSRYYASSLVESATLYGQPLLEAQVPVMEEIITRNKQLQELKPYLRTHWANQKTFLQKQKIDTDAWLTSCKTVTQ comes from the coding sequence GTGAGCTATAAACGTTTTGGCTTGCTGTTGCCCCTGAGCCTCGGCTACCTGCTCGACGCTTCGGCGGCGGGCTGGGAAGAGAAGTATTACAACCCGATGCCCGAGGCCAGCGACGTCGTGCTGCCGATGCCGTGCGAAGGCTCGATGGTGTTTCGCAAGGTGTTCATTCCGGTCGCCGGACCGCTTGACGACTACCCGATCAACATCGGTCAGGACGGCGCGGAATACGGCTACGTCGAACAGACCCGGCCGACCTTCATCGCCGGCAGTTTCACCGGCGCCAAGAATGACAAATCCCGCTACTACCTGATGGCCAAGTACGAGATGAGTCAGCTCCAATACGCCGCGCTGACCGAAGAAACCTGCCCCACCGCCGCCACCAAAATGCGCCTGCCGCAAGTGTCCGTGAGCTGGGTGCAAGCCGTCGAAGCGGCCGACAAATACAACCTGTGGCTGCGCAAAAACGCGGCCGGCAAATTGCCGAAAGAAGACGGCGCACTGGGCTTCCTGCGCCTGCCGACGGAAGTCGAGTGGGAGTTCGCGGCGCGCGGTGGCCTGGAAGTCGGCGCAGCGGAATTTCGCGATACGCGCTACCCGATGCCCGACGGTATCAACGCCTACGAGTGGTTCGCGGGGGCGCAATCGTCCAACGGCAAACTGCAATTGTCCGGCCTGCAAAAGCCTAATCCATTGGGCTTGCACGACATGCTCGGCAACGTCGACGAGATGATGTTCGAGCCGTTCCGCCTGAACAAACTCGACCGCCAGCACGGCCAGGCCGGTGGCTATGTGGTCCGTGGCGGCAACTACCTGACCGCCCAGGCCGACCTGCGCACCGGCTTGCGCAAGGAAGAGCCGTACTACAACGCCGAAGGCCAGGTGAAAAACAAAACCACCGGTATGCGACTGGTGCTGGTCTCGCCGACCCTGACGTCCCGCGAGCGTGTCGCCAGCATTGAAAGCAGCTGGAAGAAACTCGGCACCGGCAGCAAGGAAACCGAGTCGGCAGATAAAGGCACCGTTCAGTCACTGAACACCCTGGCCTCGGGCGTCGAAGACAAGGCGCTCAAGGAAAAGCTTCAGGCGCTGGAAAACCAATTGCGCGCCAGCAACCAGCAGCAGGAAGAAACCCGCGACCAGGCGATCCGCGCCAGCCTCAACCTCGGTGCGTTCCTGTGCACCAAGATGCTCGACGACGGCCAGTACGTGGACTTCTTGCAGAAGAACTACAAGCTGAACTGCGAATCCGCCGATAAAGACGCCAGTTGCGACATGCGCAAAGGCAAGCTCGACGAGCAGAAGGATCGCCTGCACAAACTCAGCCGTTACTACGCCAGCAGCCTGGTGGAATCGGCAACCTTGTATGGCCAGCCGCTGCTGGAAGCGCAGGTGCCGGTGATGGAAGAAATCATCACCCGCAACAAGCAGCTGCAAGAACTCAAACCCTATTTGCGCACCCACTGGGCCAATCAGAAGACCTTCCTGCAAAAGCAGAAGATCGACACTGATGCCTGGCTGACCAGCTGCAAGACCGTCACTCAATAA